The proteins below come from a single Takifugu flavidus isolate HTHZ2018 chromosome 6, ASM371156v2, whole genome shotgun sequence genomic window:
- the LOC130527497 gene encoding homeobox protein Nkx-2.5-like gives MLLSGLHFLGAVDPELGDMMLQSPLTSTPFSVKDILKLEQQQQQQQQQHQSATLELQHRPHIQLTGSPSSQQQQQSFQTPPSCMLVQRDSPSFSEGEDNLAYLSALAVREEDRAEPSLSPDMYVHPGLEGAKLDPTELEEQESKSCGLVSREEAAEGAQGDPDRPAQKQRSRRRPRVLFSQAQVFELERRFKQQRYLSAPEREHLATTLKLTSNQVKIWFQNRRYKCKRQRQDKSLEAAGQHHPPPPRRVAVPVLVRDGKPCLGGAQSYTAAPYGSNPYGYNGYSAYTYNSPAYNSNYSCTYSSIPALPPSSTSSAFMNMNLSNMSSLSGSPQPQPHQGPAVSPCQGSLQGIRAW, from the exons ATGTTACTCAGCGGGCTCCATTTCCTCGGTGCTGTAGATCCGGAGCTGGGTGACATGATGCTGCAGAGCCCGCTCACCTCCACGCCGTTTTCTGTGAAGGATATcctgaagctggagcagcagcagcagcagcagcagcagcagcatcagtccgCCACCCTGGAGCTCCAGCACCGACCCCACATCCAGCTTACCGGCTCTCCTtcttcccagcagcagcagcagtctttCCAGACTCCGCCGTCCTGCATGCTGGTGCAACGGGACAGCCCCTCATTCTCGGAGGGAGAAGACAACCTGGCGTACTTAAGCGCGCTGGCGGTGCGGGAAGAGGACCGCGCGGAGCCCAGCCTGTCCCCGGACATGTATGTCCATCCCGGTCTAGAGGGAGCCAAGCTGGACCCCaccgagctggaggagcaggagagca AGAGCTGTGGTCTTGTGTCCCGGGAGGAGGCAGCGGAGGGCGCGCAGGGCGACCCGGATCGACCAGCGCAGAAGCAGCGAAGCCGGCGGAGACCCCGGGTCCTCTTTTCCCAGGCTCAGGTCTTCGAGCTGGAGCGACGCTTCAAGCAGCAGCGCTACCTGTCCGCGCCTGAGCGCGAGCACCTGGCGACCACCCTCAAACTCACCTCCAACCAGGTgaagatctggttccagaaccgccGCTACAAATGCAAACGGCAACGACAGGACAAATCCCTGGAGGCGGCGGGCCAGCACCACCCGCCTCCTCCGCGGCGCGTCGCCGTCCCGGTCCTGGTCCGGGACGGGAAGCCGTGTCTGGGCGGGGCGCAGAGCTACACGGCGGCTCCGTACGGTTCCAACCCGTACGGTTACAACGGATACTCGGCATACACATACAACAGCCCGGCCtacaacagcaactacagctGCACGTACAGCAGCATTCCCGCGCTGCCCCCCTCCAGCACGTCCAGCGCCTTCATGAACATGAACTTGAGCAACATGAGCAGTCTCAGCGGCTCCCCGCAACCGCAGCCGCACCAGGGACCAGCGGTGTCTCCCTGCCAGGGCTCCCTGCAGGGCATCCGGGCCTGGTAG
- the LOC130527408 gene encoding metal transporter CNNM1-like isoform X2, whose translation MAAEDGTARSGCASFLCRLLLPLLTACTLLPAPALGLLGFRPEETGAELSVENGVLKAAEGTRFMLRVYYSTSTKKLNRTAGTRANNAAPWIAFIEEPAPGREGQVHPKRNMCVDKNARTSDIEVLGSFKSASSQNSVLVEFLAKNLRRGEKIKYYSMCAFDGSKWEHFRTRDFWVAVAEQPAVPELWLQVLVSVLLLGLSALFSGLNLSLLALDPVELQVLQNSGTDKEQKYARKIESVRRHGNYVLCTLLLGTAIINASLAVWMCQILGMTWLSTVICAFGIFFIGEILPHSVASRHGLAIAAKTIWVTRLLMVLSFPISYPISKLLDLILNQEISNFYTREKLLEMLRVTDPYHDLVKEELNIIQGALELRTKTVEDVLTPLTDCFMLAADAVLDFNTMTEIMQSGYTRIPVFEIERSNIVDILFVKDLAFVDPDDCTPLKTITQFYKHPLHCVFSDTKLDAMLEEFKKGKSHLAIVQRVNNEGEGDPFYEVMGLVTLEDVIEEIIKSEILDETDLYTDNRSKRRVSHHERKLQDFSIFKVSENEMKVKISPQLLLATHRFLSTEVEPFKPSYISEKILLRLIKHPSVVQELKFDEKNKRAQQHFLFQRNKPVEHFILVLQGRVEVEFGKEALKFENGAFSYFGVPAIMPTVQNSPSGWERGESVPYGGSVGQLNGGGNLYLPDYSVRQLTPLQIIKITRSHYQNAVTATRMDTSPQTPDVDAHLTGGNRLSPETADTSAGSRHTTTLAPPPREPSRPSSARSRPQQSCVAHSTSLLNEKNCIVRSKSDGQKSPSDSVFLGMDQIPYSREDGPETNSASVAMESDRSPFISTLSLNGSEDTLSKKVLLKLSYKKRKKSHDGAKTPEISEKPLVKT comes from the exons ATGGCTGCGGAGGACGGGACCGCGCGGAGCGGGTGTGCATCGTTTCTATGccgcctgctgctgccgctcctgaCCGCCTGCACCCTGCTGCCCGCTCCGGCTCTCGGCTTGCTGGGCTTCCGGCCGGAGGAGACCGGGGCGGAGCTGTCCGTGGAGAACGGGGTGCTGAAAGCCGCGGAGGGGACGCGCTTCATGCTGCGGGTTTACTACTCCACCTCTACGAAGAAGTTGAACCGCACCGCGGGGACTCGCGCCAACAACGCCGCGCCCTGGATCGCATTCATCGAAGAGCCAGCTCCCGGGAGAGAGGGGCAAGTTCACCCCAAACGGAACATGTGCGTGGACAAGAACGCCAGGACGTCCGACATCGAGGTTTTAGGCTCGTTCAAGTCCGCATCCAGTCAGAATTCGGTGTTGGTGGAGTTTCTGGCCAAGAACCTGCGGAGGGGAGAGAAGATAAAGTACTACTCCATGTGCGCCTTCGACGGCTCCAAATGGGAACACTTCCGGACGCGGGATTTCTGGGTGGCCGTGGCGGAGCAACCGGCTGTCCCggagctgtggctgcaggttcTGGTCTCGGTTCTGCTGCTCGGGCTGTCGGCTCTGTTCAGCGGGCTGAACCTGAGCCTGCTGGCGCTGGACccggtggagctgcaggtgctgcagaacAGTGGCACCGACAAGGAGCAAAAGTACGCGCGTAAAATTGAGTCTGTGCGCCGGCACGGAAACTACGTCCTGTGTACTTTACTGCTGGGAACTGCCATCATCAACGCGTCGCTGGCGGTGTGGATGTGCCAGATCCTGGGAATGACCTGGCTGTCCACGGTCATCTGCGCCTTCGGCATCTTCTTCATAGGGGAGATCCTCCCGCACTCTGTGGCGTCCCGTCACGGCCTGGCCATCGCTGCCAAAACCATCTGGGTGACGCGTCTCCTAATGGTGTTGTCCTTTCCAATCTCTTACCCAATCAGTAAGCTGTTGGATCTGATCCTCAATCAAGAAATCTCCAATTTCTACACCAGAGAGAAACTCCTGGAGATGCTGCGGGTGACTGATCCTTACCACGACCTAGTCAAAGAGGAGCTCAACATCATCCAGGGCGCATTGGAGCTGCGCACCAAGACCGTGGAGGATGTCCTGACGCCGCTCACAGACTGCTTCATGCTGGCCGCGGACGCCGTGCTGGACTTTAACACTATGACGGAGATCATGCAGAGCGGATACACGAGGATTCCCGTGTTCGAGATTGAGCGCTCCAACATTGTGGACATCCTGTTCGTGAAGGACCTCGCCTTTGTAGACCCCGACGACTGCACCCCTCTCAAGACCATCACGCAGTTCTACAAACACCCACTGCACTGCGTCTTCAGCGACACCAAACTGGACGCCATGCTGGAGGAGTTcaagaaag GTAAATCTCACCTGGCCATTGTGCAGCGGGTGAACAACGAGGGCGAAGGCGACCCCTTCTATGAGGTGATGGGCCTCGTCACGCTGGAGGACGTCATCGAGGAGATCATCAAGTCAGAGATCCTGGATGAGACAGACCTGTACA CTGATAATCGGTCAAAGCGGCGCGTTTCTCACCATGAACGGAAGCTGCAGGACTTCTCCATCTTCAAAGTGTCTGAAAatgagatgaaggtgaagatcTCCCCTCAGCTTCTGCTGGCTACACACCGCTTCCTCTCCACAG AGGTGGAACCATTCAAACCTTCTTATATCTCTGAGAAGATCCTGCTGAGGCTGATCAAACATCCTAGTGTTGTCCAGGAGCTCAAGTTCGATGAGAAGAACAAGCGAGcacagcagcacttcctgttccaacGGAACAAGCCTGTGGAACACTTCATCCTGGTGCTGCAG GGTCGCGTGGAGGTGGAGTTTGGTAAAGAGGCCCTGAAGTTTGAAAACGGAGCTTTCTCCTACTTTGGTGTACCTGCCATCATGCCAACAG TCCAGAATTCCCCCAGCGGGTGGGAACGTGGCGAGTCTGTGCCATATGGTGGAAGTGTGGGTCAGCTGAATGGAGGCGGGAACCTTTACCTGCCAGATTACTCCGTCCGACAGCTGACGCCTCTGCAGATCATCAAG ATCACCCGGAGTCACTACCAGAACGCTGTCACAGCCACACGGATGGACACCTCTCCACAGACACCTGATGTGGACGCCCATCTGACGGGAGGAAACAGGCTGAGTCCCGAGACCGCAGACACCTCGGCAGGCTCCCGTCACACCACCACCCTGGCACCCCCACCCAGAGAGCCCAGCCGGCCCAGCTCAGCTCGGAGCAGACCGCAGCAGTCCTGCGTTGCCCACAGCACCTCGCTGCTCAACGAGAAGAACTGCATCGTCC GCAGCAAGTCTGATGGCCAGAAGAGCCCCAGTGATTCAGTGTTCCTGGGGATGGACCAGATTCCTTACAGCCGAGAGGATGGGCCGGAGACCA aCTCCgcctctgttgccatggaatcAGACAGGTCTCCCTTCATCAGCACTTTGTCCCTGAATGGCTCAGAGGACACACTCAGCAAAAAAGTTCTGCTTAAACTCA GCtacaagaagaggaaaaagtccCATGATGGAGCGAAAACCCCAGAGATTTCAGAGAAGCCACTGGTGAAAACCTAG
- the LOC130527408 gene encoding metal transporter CNNM1-like isoform X1, which produces MAAEDGTARSGCASFLCRLLLPLLTACTLLPAPALGLLGFRPEETGAELSVENGVLKAAEGTRFMLRVYYSTSTKKLNRTAGTRANNAAPWIAFIEEPAPGREGQVHPKRNMCVDKNARTSDIEVLGSFKSASSQNSVLVEFLAKNLRRGEKIKYYSMCAFDGSKWEHFRTRDFWVAVAEQPAVPELWLQVLVSVLLLGLSALFSGLNLSLLALDPVELQVLQNSGTDKEQKYARKIESVRRHGNYVLCTLLLGTAIINASLAVWMCQILGMTWLSTVICAFGIFFIGEILPHSVASRHGLAIAAKTIWVTRLLMVLSFPISYPISKLLDLILNQEISNFYTREKLLEMLRVTDPYHDLVKEELNIIQGALELRTKTVEDVLTPLTDCFMLAADAVLDFNTMTEIMQSGYTRIPVFEIERSNIVDILFVKDLAFVDPDDCTPLKTITQFYKHPLHCVFSDTKLDAMLEEFKKGKSHLAIVQRVNNEGEGDPFYEVMGLVTLEDVIEEIIKSEILDETDLYTDNRSKRRVSHHERKLQDFSIFKVSENEMKVKISPQLLLATHRFLSTEVEPFKPSYISEKILLRLIKHPSVVQELKFDEKNKRAQQHFLFQRNKPVEHFILVLQGRVEVEFGKEALKFENGAFSYFGVPAIMPTVQNSPSGWERGESVPYGGSVGQLNGGGNLYLPDYSVRQLTPLQIIKITRSHYQNAVTATRMDTSPQTPDVDAHLTGGNRLSPETADTSAGSRHTTTLAPPPREPSRPSSARSRPQQSCVAHSTSLLNEKNCIVRSKSDGQKSPSDSVFLGMDQIPYSREDGPETNSASVAMESDRSPFISTLSLNGSEDTLSKKVLLKLSQFLSLSCSLSLSLSLSLSHTHKHTHKHTHTHIS; this is translated from the exons ATGGCTGCGGAGGACGGGACCGCGCGGAGCGGGTGTGCATCGTTTCTATGccgcctgctgctgccgctcctgaCCGCCTGCACCCTGCTGCCCGCTCCGGCTCTCGGCTTGCTGGGCTTCCGGCCGGAGGAGACCGGGGCGGAGCTGTCCGTGGAGAACGGGGTGCTGAAAGCCGCGGAGGGGACGCGCTTCATGCTGCGGGTTTACTACTCCACCTCTACGAAGAAGTTGAACCGCACCGCGGGGACTCGCGCCAACAACGCCGCGCCCTGGATCGCATTCATCGAAGAGCCAGCTCCCGGGAGAGAGGGGCAAGTTCACCCCAAACGGAACATGTGCGTGGACAAGAACGCCAGGACGTCCGACATCGAGGTTTTAGGCTCGTTCAAGTCCGCATCCAGTCAGAATTCGGTGTTGGTGGAGTTTCTGGCCAAGAACCTGCGGAGGGGAGAGAAGATAAAGTACTACTCCATGTGCGCCTTCGACGGCTCCAAATGGGAACACTTCCGGACGCGGGATTTCTGGGTGGCCGTGGCGGAGCAACCGGCTGTCCCggagctgtggctgcaggttcTGGTCTCGGTTCTGCTGCTCGGGCTGTCGGCTCTGTTCAGCGGGCTGAACCTGAGCCTGCTGGCGCTGGACccggtggagctgcaggtgctgcagaacAGTGGCACCGACAAGGAGCAAAAGTACGCGCGTAAAATTGAGTCTGTGCGCCGGCACGGAAACTACGTCCTGTGTACTTTACTGCTGGGAACTGCCATCATCAACGCGTCGCTGGCGGTGTGGATGTGCCAGATCCTGGGAATGACCTGGCTGTCCACGGTCATCTGCGCCTTCGGCATCTTCTTCATAGGGGAGATCCTCCCGCACTCTGTGGCGTCCCGTCACGGCCTGGCCATCGCTGCCAAAACCATCTGGGTGACGCGTCTCCTAATGGTGTTGTCCTTTCCAATCTCTTACCCAATCAGTAAGCTGTTGGATCTGATCCTCAATCAAGAAATCTCCAATTTCTACACCAGAGAGAAACTCCTGGAGATGCTGCGGGTGACTGATCCTTACCACGACCTAGTCAAAGAGGAGCTCAACATCATCCAGGGCGCATTGGAGCTGCGCACCAAGACCGTGGAGGATGTCCTGACGCCGCTCACAGACTGCTTCATGCTGGCCGCGGACGCCGTGCTGGACTTTAACACTATGACGGAGATCATGCAGAGCGGATACACGAGGATTCCCGTGTTCGAGATTGAGCGCTCCAACATTGTGGACATCCTGTTCGTGAAGGACCTCGCCTTTGTAGACCCCGACGACTGCACCCCTCTCAAGACCATCACGCAGTTCTACAAACACCCACTGCACTGCGTCTTCAGCGACACCAAACTGGACGCCATGCTGGAGGAGTTcaagaaag GTAAATCTCACCTGGCCATTGTGCAGCGGGTGAACAACGAGGGCGAAGGCGACCCCTTCTATGAGGTGATGGGCCTCGTCACGCTGGAGGACGTCATCGAGGAGATCATCAAGTCAGAGATCCTGGATGAGACAGACCTGTACA CTGATAATCGGTCAAAGCGGCGCGTTTCTCACCATGAACGGAAGCTGCAGGACTTCTCCATCTTCAAAGTGTCTGAAAatgagatgaaggtgaagatcTCCCCTCAGCTTCTGCTGGCTACACACCGCTTCCTCTCCACAG AGGTGGAACCATTCAAACCTTCTTATATCTCTGAGAAGATCCTGCTGAGGCTGATCAAACATCCTAGTGTTGTCCAGGAGCTCAAGTTCGATGAGAAGAACAAGCGAGcacagcagcacttcctgttccaacGGAACAAGCCTGTGGAACACTTCATCCTGGTGCTGCAG GGTCGCGTGGAGGTGGAGTTTGGTAAAGAGGCCCTGAAGTTTGAAAACGGAGCTTTCTCCTACTTTGGTGTACCTGCCATCATGCCAACAG TCCAGAATTCCCCCAGCGGGTGGGAACGTGGCGAGTCTGTGCCATATGGTGGAAGTGTGGGTCAGCTGAATGGAGGCGGGAACCTTTACCTGCCAGATTACTCCGTCCGACAGCTGACGCCTCTGCAGATCATCAAG ATCACCCGGAGTCACTACCAGAACGCTGTCACAGCCACACGGATGGACACCTCTCCACAGACACCTGATGTGGACGCCCATCTGACGGGAGGAAACAGGCTGAGTCCCGAGACCGCAGACACCTCGGCAGGCTCCCGTCACACCACCACCCTGGCACCCCCACCCAGAGAGCCCAGCCGGCCCAGCTCAGCTCGGAGCAGACCGCAGCAGTCCTGCGTTGCCCACAGCACCTCGCTGCTCAACGAGAAGAACTGCATCGTCC GCAGCAAGTCTGATGGCCAGAAGAGCCCCAGTGATTCAGTGTTCCTGGGGATGGACCAGATTCCTTACAGCCGAGAGGATGGGCCGGAGACCA aCTCCgcctctgttgccatggaatcAGACAGGTCTCCCTTCATCAGCACTTTGTCCCTGAATGGCTCAGAGGACACACTCAGCAAAAAAGTTCTGCTTAAACTCAgtcagtttctctctctctcttgctctctgtctctctctctctctctctctctctcacacacacacaaacacacacacaaacacacacacacacacatttcataa
- the LOC130527408 gene encoding metal transporter CNNM1-like isoform X3, with translation MAAEDGTARSGCASFLCRLLLPLLTACTLLPAPALGLLGFRPEETGAELSVENGVLKAAEGTRFMLRVYYSTSTKKLNRTAGTRANNAAPWIAFIEEPAPGREGQVHPKRNMCVDKNARTSDIEVLGSFKSASSQNSVLVEFLAKNLRRGEKIKYYSMCAFDGSKWEHFRTRDFWVAVAEQPAVPELWLQVLVSVLLLGLSALFSGLNLSLLALDPVELQVLQNSGTDKEQKYARKIESVRRHGNYVLCTLLLGTAIINASLAVWMCQILGMTWLSTVICAFGIFFIGEILPHSVASRHGLAIAAKTIWVTRLLMVLSFPISYPISKLLDLILNQEISNFYTREKLLEMLRVTDPYHDLVKEELNIIQGALELRTKTVEDVLTPLTDCFMLAADAVLDFNTMTEIMQSGYTRIPVFEIERSNIVDILFVKDLAFVDPDDCTPLKTITQFYKHPLHCVFSDTKLDAMLEEFKKGKSHLAIVQRVNNEGEGDPFYEVMGLVTLEDVIEEIIKSEILDETDLYTDNRSKRRVSHHERKLQDFSIFKVSENEMKVKISPQLLLATHRFLSTEVEPFKPSYISEKILLRLIKHPSVVQELKFDEKNKRAQQHFLFQRNKPVEHFILVLQGRVEVEFGKEALKFENGAFSYFGVPAIMPTVQNSPSGWERGESVPYGGSVGQLNGGGNLYLPDYSVRQLTPLQIIKTPDVDAHLTGGNRLSPETADTSAGSRHTTTLAPPPREPSRPSSARSRPQQSCVAHSTSLLNEKNCIVRSKSDGQKSPSDSVFLGMDQIPYSREDGPETNSASVAMESDRSPFISTLSLNGSEDTLSKKVLLKLSQFLSLSCSLSLSLSLSLSHTHKHTHKHTHTHIS, from the exons ATGGCTGCGGAGGACGGGACCGCGCGGAGCGGGTGTGCATCGTTTCTATGccgcctgctgctgccgctcctgaCCGCCTGCACCCTGCTGCCCGCTCCGGCTCTCGGCTTGCTGGGCTTCCGGCCGGAGGAGACCGGGGCGGAGCTGTCCGTGGAGAACGGGGTGCTGAAAGCCGCGGAGGGGACGCGCTTCATGCTGCGGGTTTACTACTCCACCTCTACGAAGAAGTTGAACCGCACCGCGGGGACTCGCGCCAACAACGCCGCGCCCTGGATCGCATTCATCGAAGAGCCAGCTCCCGGGAGAGAGGGGCAAGTTCACCCCAAACGGAACATGTGCGTGGACAAGAACGCCAGGACGTCCGACATCGAGGTTTTAGGCTCGTTCAAGTCCGCATCCAGTCAGAATTCGGTGTTGGTGGAGTTTCTGGCCAAGAACCTGCGGAGGGGAGAGAAGATAAAGTACTACTCCATGTGCGCCTTCGACGGCTCCAAATGGGAACACTTCCGGACGCGGGATTTCTGGGTGGCCGTGGCGGAGCAACCGGCTGTCCCggagctgtggctgcaggttcTGGTCTCGGTTCTGCTGCTCGGGCTGTCGGCTCTGTTCAGCGGGCTGAACCTGAGCCTGCTGGCGCTGGACccggtggagctgcaggtgctgcagaacAGTGGCACCGACAAGGAGCAAAAGTACGCGCGTAAAATTGAGTCTGTGCGCCGGCACGGAAACTACGTCCTGTGTACTTTACTGCTGGGAACTGCCATCATCAACGCGTCGCTGGCGGTGTGGATGTGCCAGATCCTGGGAATGACCTGGCTGTCCACGGTCATCTGCGCCTTCGGCATCTTCTTCATAGGGGAGATCCTCCCGCACTCTGTGGCGTCCCGTCACGGCCTGGCCATCGCTGCCAAAACCATCTGGGTGACGCGTCTCCTAATGGTGTTGTCCTTTCCAATCTCTTACCCAATCAGTAAGCTGTTGGATCTGATCCTCAATCAAGAAATCTCCAATTTCTACACCAGAGAGAAACTCCTGGAGATGCTGCGGGTGACTGATCCTTACCACGACCTAGTCAAAGAGGAGCTCAACATCATCCAGGGCGCATTGGAGCTGCGCACCAAGACCGTGGAGGATGTCCTGACGCCGCTCACAGACTGCTTCATGCTGGCCGCGGACGCCGTGCTGGACTTTAACACTATGACGGAGATCATGCAGAGCGGATACACGAGGATTCCCGTGTTCGAGATTGAGCGCTCCAACATTGTGGACATCCTGTTCGTGAAGGACCTCGCCTTTGTAGACCCCGACGACTGCACCCCTCTCAAGACCATCACGCAGTTCTACAAACACCCACTGCACTGCGTCTTCAGCGACACCAAACTGGACGCCATGCTGGAGGAGTTcaagaaag GTAAATCTCACCTGGCCATTGTGCAGCGGGTGAACAACGAGGGCGAAGGCGACCCCTTCTATGAGGTGATGGGCCTCGTCACGCTGGAGGACGTCATCGAGGAGATCATCAAGTCAGAGATCCTGGATGAGACAGACCTGTACA CTGATAATCGGTCAAAGCGGCGCGTTTCTCACCATGAACGGAAGCTGCAGGACTTCTCCATCTTCAAAGTGTCTGAAAatgagatgaaggtgaagatcTCCCCTCAGCTTCTGCTGGCTACACACCGCTTCCTCTCCACAG AGGTGGAACCATTCAAACCTTCTTATATCTCTGAGAAGATCCTGCTGAGGCTGATCAAACATCCTAGTGTTGTCCAGGAGCTCAAGTTCGATGAGAAGAACAAGCGAGcacagcagcacttcctgttccaacGGAACAAGCCTGTGGAACACTTCATCCTGGTGCTGCAG GGTCGCGTGGAGGTGGAGTTTGGTAAAGAGGCCCTGAAGTTTGAAAACGGAGCTTTCTCCTACTTTGGTGTACCTGCCATCATGCCAACAG TCCAGAATTCCCCCAGCGGGTGGGAACGTGGCGAGTCTGTGCCATATGGTGGAAGTGTGGGTCAGCTGAATGGAGGCGGGAACCTTTACCTGCCAGATTACTCCGTCCGACAGCTGACGCCTCTGCAGATCATCAAG ACACCTGATGTGGACGCCCATCTGACGGGAGGAAACAGGCTGAGTCCCGAGACCGCAGACACCTCGGCAGGCTCCCGTCACACCACCACCCTGGCACCCCCACCCAGAGAGCCCAGCCGGCCCAGCTCAGCTCGGAGCAGACCGCAGCAGTCCTGCGTTGCCCACAGCACCTCGCTGCTCAACGAGAAGAACTGCATCGTCC GCAGCAAGTCTGATGGCCAGAAGAGCCCCAGTGATTCAGTGTTCCTGGGGATGGACCAGATTCCTTACAGCCGAGAGGATGGGCCGGAGACCA aCTCCgcctctgttgccatggaatcAGACAGGTCTCCCTTCATCAGCACTTTGTCCCTGAATGGCTCAGAGGACACACTCAGCAAAAAAGTTCTGCTTAAACTCAgtcagtttctctctctctcttgctctctgtctctctctctctctctctctctctcacacacacacaaacacacacacaaacacacacacacacacatttcataa
- the LOC130527481 gene encoding aspartate aminotransferase, cytoplasmic-like, protein MSIFSDVPQAPPVAVFKLTADFREDDHPQKVNLGVGAYRTDDCQPWVLPVVKKVEQLIVEDCSLNHEYLPILGLPEFRSAAAKVALGDDNPAIKESRVGGVQSLGGTGALRMGAEFLRRWYNGVNNMTTPVYVSAPTWENHNGVFADAGFKDIRPYHYWDAAKRGLDISGLLDDLEKASEHSIFVLHACAHNPTGTDPTQEEWKKIAEVMKRRKLFVFFDSAYQGFASGSLDKDAWAIRYFVSEGFELFVAQSFSKNFGLYNERVGSLTVVAHDNENLTRILSQMEKIVRTTWSNPPSQGARIVSKTLNSPELFAEWKDNVKTMADRVLLMRDQLKAKLQELGTPGTWDHITQQIGMFSFTGLNPQQVAYMIKEKHIYLMASGRINMCGLTSQNIDYVAQSIHEAVTKVQ, encoded by the exons ATGTCCATTTTCAGCGATGTCCCTCAGGCGCCGCCGGTCGCAGTCTTCAAGCTGACGGCTGATTTCCGGGAGGACGACCACCCGCAGAAGGTGAACCTGGGAGTTGGAG CTTACCGTACTGATGACTGCCAGCCTTGGGTGCTACCGGTAGTGAaaaaggtggagcagctgatTGTGGAGGACTGCAGCCTGAACCATGAGTACCTTCCCATCCTTGGCCTGCCAGAGTTCCGCTCCGCTGCTGCCAAGGTTGCCCTGGGAGACGACAACCCCGCCATCAAGGAGAGCCGG GTGGGAGGGGTCCAGTCTTTGGGCGGGACTGGAGCATTGAGGATGGGGGCAGAGTTTCTGCGGCGCTGGTACAATGGTGTCAACAACATGACAACCCCCGTCTATGTGTCGGCACCCACCTGGG aaAACCACAACGGTGTGTTCGCTGATGCTGGTTTTAAAGATATCCGCCCTTATCACTACTGGGATGCTGCTAAAAGGGGTCTGGACATCAGTGGGCTCCTGGATGACCTGGAG AAAGCTTCAGAACACTCCATCTTTGTCCTCCACGCATGTGCACACAACCCCACTGGTACTGACCCAACTCAGGAGGAGTGGAAGAAGATCGCAGAGGTCATGAAG AGGAGGAAACTCTTTGTGTTCTTCGACTCGGCTTACCAGGGCTTTGCCTCCGGCAGCCTGGATAAAGATGCCTGGGCAATCCGTTACTTTGTCTCTGAGGGCTTTGAGCTGTTTGTGGCTCAATCCTTCTCCAAGAACTTTGGGCTTTACA ATGAGAGAGTTGGGAGCCTGACTGTGGTTGCCCATGACAACGAGAACCTGACCCGCATCCTGTCCCAGATGGAGAAGATCGTTAGGACAACTTGGTCCAACCCACCTTCGCAGGGAGCACGCATCGTCAGCAAGACGCTCAATTCTCCCGAGCTCTTTGCTGAATG GAAGGACAACGTGAAGACCATGGCCGACCGTGTTCTGTTGATGAGGGATCAGCTGAAGGCCAAACTGCAGGAACTGGGCACCCCAGGCACCTGGGACCACATCACCCAGCAGATTGGCATGTTCAGCTTCACAGGCCTGAACC CCCAGCAGGTGGCGTACATGATCAAAGAGAAGCACATCTACCTGATGGCCAGTGGACGCATCAACATGTGCGGCTTGACATCCCAAAACATCGACTATGTCGCTCAGTCCATCCACGAGGCGGTTACCAAGGTCCAGTAA